TCATTTCAAACACCTCTGAACCGTTTCATAGCAAGAATACCGCATCCTCGGTGGGCACGAAACGGGTGAACAGCACGGCATCGGGCTGCGGAGCGTTGACCCCTGCGGGGGTTACGTCGGGCACAGCCCAACCGACAACGTTTTCGGCTGGTAATCTCCAGCAAATTCGGCCCTGGATCTGTGCCAAATTAAACTGGACGTCCGTCCAAAAATCAGTCACAATTGGGTTATCGGCGGAGCCCCTCCACACGCGCGAGAAGAATCGCGTTCCAACAGGTCGGAGGAGATCGAAGGCCAAAAGAGGGAAATGTTAGCGTTTGTTAGCCGGGCGAGTCGCTTCACAAGAACACGCAAATTGCCGATCTCTCGAATAAATAACGACTTACGCCACACTCGATGAACCGTGTGGCCCCAACACCCTCTACGAGCCCAAAAGGTTAGCAAATGTTAGCATTCGGCCCCAAATCAGACGCAAACCATTACGGGAAAATGGTTTGCGAACGCTAACAATCGCGACTCGCGGATACGACCGGTTACTCAGGAAACCTCGTCCCCGCTATCGTCGGGTTCGGCCGGCGCTTGTTCCTGGTTTTCAAGTCGGAACGGTTGCCACACGTGCGGGCGCGCCAGCGGTTCGATGTGGAGCACCTCTTCGCCCCCCTGGAACACGCGGACGCTCCCGCTCGACTGGCTGACCGCGAACGCGACCGAGCTCGTTTGCTTGCTGATCGCGGCCGCGGCCATGTGCCGGCTGCCGAATCCCTTGCGGATGTTCACGCCGTCGCCGCGCCCGCCCAAGTGCAGGCACGCGGCCTCCGCGATCCCGTCGCGCCCGATCAGAACGGCGCCGTCGAGTTTGGCGATTTCCTTGATCTGCTCGCGCACGTCTCGTTTTCGGACGTCGCGTTCCGCGCGCGAGTACCCGCGGAACGGGTTGAAGTTCTGGAAGTGCGAGAGGCTGAGCACCTTCCGCGTGTCGCCGACAACGAGGATGGTGCCGATCGGTTGGCCCTCGCGCCCCTCGCGCCCGATCTCGGTCGCCAGATCGACGACCGCGCGGAGCACGTCGATGGGCGCCGCGTCGCCGAGCACGCGGAGGTCTTGCGCGGTCATGCGTTCGAGGTGCTCGCCGAGGTGAATCACACTCAGGCTGTCCACCGGTTCGGGCGCGTCTTCGAGGGTCGCGATCCCGTTGTAGATCGCGACGACGTGCGACCCGGGTTGGAGCAGATCCTCCGTGACCGCCTTCAGCAGCGCCGCGTTCATCCGCTCCTGGGTGGGGAGCGGTTCGGGGTCGAGGTCGATGACGGTCCAGTCCGGGTTTTCGCGCAACGACTTGGTCAGCGCGGGGTTCTCCGCGGCGACGAACAGCCGGCACCCGGCCAGCATGCGGCCCACCTCGTCCCAGTCGATGGACGTTTCGGTGAGCAGCAGCACGGCATCGGCCGGCAAACTCTTCACGAGATCGCGCGCCGCCTGGAGCAGCGCGACGCTTTGGCTGGGCAAGCTCATATTGGGAAGACTAGCGAATGAGTAGTTTCGGGTCGCCGGGTTCGCGAACGGTCAAACGTCACCAAGGCCAAAGTCGTGAGTCCGAGCGCCACAAAGTCGAAGCCCCGCGCGGGGCCGCGTTCGACTCTACGCCCCCCCGAGCTTTACGCCACCGACTTTACGAGCGCGGACTTCTCGCCGACCTTGCGACTTGAAACGACCGGAGCGGCAGCGCGGACCGTTGTGCCACTGTACGGTACGGGCGCGCGCGACGCCAACAGCGGAACCCAAAAAAGAACGAGATTCGCGGGCTTGTCCAAGTTCCCACCCGCGCCCGACAATACGGTGTCGCGTGCGCCCGGTGGTTCGCCGCTCCCCCTCAATCCCGGAGACCCCCATGCTCGAATCCGTTCTCGATACCATCGGCCGGACGCCACTGGTACTGCTCAACCGGCTCACCGAGGGGCTCCAGGCCAAGGTCGCGGTGAAAGTGGAGTTCGCCAACCCCGGCGGGAGCGTGAAGGACCGCGTGGCGCAGGCGATGATCGCGGAAGCCGAGCTGCGCGGCACGCTCCGGCCCGGCGGCACCATCATCGAGGCCACCGCGGGCAACACGGGCGTGGGCCTAGCAATGGTGGCTGCGGTAAAGGGCTACCGCTGCATCTTCGTGCTACCCGACAAGATGTCCAACGAGAAGATCCTGCTGCTGAAGGCTTACGGCGCGGAGGTCGTCGTCACGCCGACCGCCGTGGCGCCGGATTCCCCCGAAAGCTACAACGGCGTGGCCGATCGATTGGCGCGCGAGATCCCGGGGGCGTGGCGCCCCAACCAGTTCACCAACGCCGCAAACCCGGAAGTCCACTACCGCACGACCGGCCCGGAAATCTGGGAACAGACAAAGGGCAAGGTGACCGTGTTCGTGTGCGGCGTCGGCACCGGCGGCACCGTGAGCGGCGTGGGCAAGTACCTGAAGGAAATGAACCCGAACGTGAAGATCGTCGGCGCCGACCCGGAAGGCTCGGTGCTCTCCGGCGGGACACCGAAACCGTGGAAGGTCGAGGGGATCGGCGAAGACTTCGTCCCCAAGACGTTTTCCAGCAAGTACGTGGACGACTGGGTCCGCGTGGGCGACGCGGAGTCGTTCTTCGTCGCGCGCGAACTGGCCCGGCGCGAAGGCATGCTCCTCGGCGGGAGCACAGGAACCAACGTGGCCGCGGCGCTCCGCTACGCCCGCCGATTGGGGCCGGGGCAGATCATCGTCGCGCTCGGGTGCGACACCGGGCGCAACTACCTCAGCAAGTTCTTCGACGACGGCTGGCTGGCCGAAAACAAGCTCACATTTACGGAAGCCCCGGCGCACTCGGTCGGCGACCTACTCAAGAAACGTGGAGAGCGCAAACTGGTGATGATAACCCCGGACGCGACCGCGGAGCAGGCGATTCAACTGTTGGAAGCGACCGGCATCTCACAGTTGCCCGTCATGGACGCGGGCAAACCGGTCGGCAGCGTCCAGGAGGTGTCACTGGCCCGCATTTTGCACGACGGCAAAGACCCGACGAAGGTGACGATCAGCGACCTGATGGCGCGCCCATTGCCGACGCTCGACATCCGCACGCACCTGGACGAAGCGTACCGCCTCCTCCTCGCGGGCTACACCGGCGTGCTGGCCACGAACGACGGCGCGGTCGTGGACATCGTCACCCGCATCGACCTGATCCACTACTGGGGCAGTAACCGCGCGAAGTAGAATGGGGCGGGTGTTCTCAGGAGAAGACCGATGCCGCTGCTCGACCACTTTCACGGACCGATTGCGAAAGCGCACGAGTGGGAAACGTTTCACACCCGCTGGGGCGTTGCGCTCGCGGATGATTTGAATCGACGCCTACCGAGACGATTTCTCGCTTCGGCCCCGATGCGCCTCGGGCCATCCGTCGCGGCGGACGTGGCCGAACGGGAGTGGCTCTCCGAGAGTCACGAAACCCACGGCGGCGAGTCGGCCACCGGCAACGGCGTGGCCCTCGTGACCGAAGTCGAGGTCTACGCGCCACCGGCGCCCGAACTGGTCATGCCTACCACATTCCCCGACGAGTACCGCGTGGAAGTGCGCGACACGCTCAAAGCGTCGCGCGTGATCGCCGTCATCGAACTGGTGAGCGAATCGAACAAGAAAGAGGCCAACGAGCGGGAGCAGTTCGCCGCGAAGTGCCTCAGTTACCTCGGCAAGGGGATCGGGCTCGTTGTGATCGACATCGTGACGTCGCGGCACTGGAACTTGCACAACGAACTCGTCCGCTTGGCCGAGCACGACGACAAGTTTCTGATGCCGGACGATCCGTGGATTTACGCCACCGCGTACCGCCCGGTGCGCCGGAACAAAGAAGACCTGATCGACCTCTGGACCTGGCCGCTCGTGGTCGGAACCGCGCTCCCGGCCGTGCCCCTGGCACTCAAGGGTTACGGGTGCGTGCGCCTCGATCTGGAAGCCACTTACACGGAAGCGTGCGCGCGGCTCCGTATTACTGAATAGCCACCATTAAAGGGTACCCGATGCCGCTACTCGATATCGACTGGGCGAAGAACGACCGCGACCCGTTCGCGTTCCTGGTGAACTGGTCCGCGTGCGTTGCCGACGCACTGAACGCGCAACTGCCGAACACCGAGCGGTTCCTCGCGGAATCGTTCCACCGCACGCGCCTGAAAACGGGCGAAGAAATCGCGGGCTTCGCCGGAGGACCGCCGGTGGTGAGCGCCGGTGGGCAGGACACGGACCAGAAGTACCCGGCGTTCGATCCGCCGGCGCCGACGTTCGTTGCGCCGGCCCGGTTCACCGACCGCGTGGGCGTGAACGTGTCCGACGCGCACCACGGTCGGCGCGTCACGGCCGTGGTGATGTTCGTGACCCCGGACAACAAGGCCGACTCCGATTCGTCGCTCGCGTTCGCGGTGCGCGCGGCCGCGCTCATGTCGCGCGGGGCGGGTGTGGTCATTGTGGACGCGCTGCCCGGCCCCGCGAGTTGGGCCACGCACCTGCACAGCCTCGTAGGGGTGTACCCCATCACCAAGCGACCGCGTGGCACCGACGCCCCTGTACTCGTCGTTCACCCCCAAGTGCAAGGCGGCGCGGAGCAGTTCGCGGTGTGGCACTACGCGGTCGCGTCGGGGTTCCCGCTGCCCACGGTCCCGGTTCCGATTCGTGGGGCGATGAACCTGAAGCTCGATCTCGAAGCCACCTACGCGGCCGCTTGCGAGCGCTGATCTTGGGTCGCGGCCAAGCGAGGCGTCACTGTGTGTTTCGCATCCCAAGCCCGAGGGCGAACGGGCTTGGGATGCGTGCGATTCAATCCATCTCCTCCCAGTTCTCGCGCTCGATGTTGTGTTTCCGCGCATTGCAACGTGCCTCGCGGTTTCACCCACGGGGTGGAACTGATTCGAGCCATCTGCCACGCGCCCCGAATCGATTTTCAACTGGTTCGGCAATCACGCGAATGGCATTCTCTCGTGAGTCGAGCCACCTTGCTTGTCGCTTTTTTCGTTCGTGTGTTTTGGGCGCGAGGCGCCGAGATTTGAGCGCGGGGAGTGCGCTAAGATCACTGGCGCGATTTGTCAAGGCAAGGGCCAGCGCGACACAGGTTCCGTTCAAGGCACTGGATCGGGTTTCTTCTAACGAGCCACAATAGGGAATACACGTCCGACAAACTTCGCAATGTCGCAGTTCCGGAGTAGCCGTTGGTGTGAGCCGCTTCCACTGTTTCGGGCACGCATCTGAAGGTGTTACTTGATAGGTTTCGAGCTTCGGATTGCTAATCACCGTAAGCCACAAAGGGTCAATGCGTTTGGCCAGGCGCCGGAGCTGATTCCGGCCG
The Gemmata palustris DNA segment above includes these coding regions:
- a CDS encoding DNA integrity scanning protein DisA nucleotide-binding domain protein; protein product: MSLPSQSVALLQAARDLVKSLPADAVLLLTETSIDWDEVGRMLAGCRLFVAAENPALTKSLRENPDWTVIDLDPEPLPTQERMNAALLKAVTEDLLQPGSHVVAIYNGIATLEDAPEPVDSLSVIHLGEHLERMTAQDLRVLGDAAPIDVLRAVVDLATEIGREGREGQPIGTILVVGDTRKVLSLSHFQNFNPFRGYSRAERDVRKRDVREQIKEIAKLDGAVLIGRDGIAEAACLHLGGRGDGVNIRKGFGSRHMAAAAISKQTSSVAFAVSQSSGSVRVFQGGEEVLHIEPLARPHVWQPFRLENQEQAPAEPDDSGDEVS
- a CDS encoding cystathionine beta-synthase — encoded protein: MLESVLDTIGRTPLVLLNRLTEGLQAKVAVKVEFANPGGSVKDRVAQAMIAEAELRGTLRPGGTIIEATAGNTGVGLAMVAAVKGYRCIFVLPDKMSNEKILLLKAYGAEVVVTPTAVAPDSPESYNGVADRLAREIPGAWRPNQFTNAANPEVHYRTTGPEIWEQTKGKVTVFVCGVGTGGTVSGVGKYLKEMNPNVKIVGADPEGSVLSGGTPKPWKVEGIGEDFVPKTFSSKYVDDWVRVGDAESFFVARELARREGMLLGGSTGTNVAAALRYARRLGPGQIIVALGCDTGRNYLSKFFDDGWLAENKLTFTEAPAHSVGDLLKKRGERKLVMITPDATAEQAIQLLEATGISQLPVMDAGKPVGSVQEVSLARILHDGKDPTKVTISDLMARPLPTLDIRTHLDEAYRLLLAGYTGVLATNDGAVVDIVTRIDLIHYWGSNRAK
- a CDS encoding DUF4058 family protein, which encodes MPLLDHFHGPIAKAHEWETFHTRWGVALADDLNRRLPRRFLASAPMRLGPSVAADVAEREWLSESHETHGGESATGNGVALVTEVEVYAPPAPELVMPTTFPDEYRVEVRDTLKASRVIAVIELVSESNKKEANEREQFAAKCLSYLGKGIGLVVIDIVTSRHWNLHNELVRLAEHDDKFLMPDDPWIYATAYRPVRRNKEDLIDLWTWPLVVGTALPAVPLALKGYGCVRLDLEATYTEACARLRITE
- a CDS encoding TIGR02996 domain-containing protein, which translates into the protein MHEEAGFLSVIRQSPADDTARLVFADWLDEQDDPNCKTKADFIRLELRIADAPEQNHDQNYGRNQLRRLAKRIDPLWLTVISNPKLETYQVTPSDACPKQWKRLTPTATPELRHCEVCRTCIPYCGSLEETRSSALNGTCVALALALTNRASDLSALPALKSRRLAPKTHERKKRQARWLDSRENAIRVIAEPVENRFGARGRWLESVPPRG